A window of the Plasmodium vinckei vinckei genome assembly, chromosome: PVVCY_08 genome harbors these coding sequences:
- a CDS encoding guanylate kinase, putative: MKKFSPLVICGPSGVGKGTLIKKLFNEFSNHFRFSISCTTRNKREYEKDGVDYYFINKEEFEEKIKNKQFLEYDRYANNLYGTLKTEYDQAEKENKICLFEMNINGVKQLKQCEYVNRAIYIFIKQPNTNVILNRLKKRNTETEEQINTRMHELTREIEEANTLGFDFFLINDEVEKAYSDLKNYLMKSYSHLRSETEKAE, from the coding sequence ATGAAAAAGTTTAGTCCTTTAGTTATTTGTGGGCCATCGGGTGTAGGGAAAGGAACcctaataaaaaaactgtTTAATGAGTTCTCTAACCATTTTAGATTTTCAATTAGTTGTACAACtagaaataaaagagaatatgaaaaagatGGAGtagattattattttataaataaagaggagtttgaagaaaaaataaaaaataaacaatttttagaATATGATAGATatgcaaataatttatatggaACCTTAAAAACAGAATATGATCAAgctgaaaaagaaaataaaatatgtttatttgaaatgaatataaatggAGTTAAACAACTTAAGCAATGTGAATATGTAAACCgtgctatatatatatttataaaacaaCCAAATACTAATGTCATTTTAAATAGATTGAAAAAGAGAAATACTGAAACAGaagaacaaataaatacacGTATGCATGAATTAACGAGAGAAATTGAAGAAGCAAATACATTGGGgtttgatttttttctaataaatGATGAGGTTGAAAAGGCATATagtgatttaaaaaattatttaatgaagTCTTACTCCCACTTGAGAAGTGAAACAGAAAAGGCAGAATAA
- a CDS encoding transcription initiation factor TFIID subunit 7, putative — protein sequence MEKKEKDIKISLNINANIKVDEYFDENLAEDNESQLKPNSKEVLQAIGLIENIRSGTFNYKNLQEIYFMNDTDLLKIINEAKGEEKSKNTQSKSPIKNNGVLDEINVNSNYESNNREGIENNKNGNEYINNEMKNGKIFMMDNSQVGKVCIIRFPPKVSIIIKKHLIEKDLDLEIKPTNLLNSRFFIINLKNINKKYYGILLELSTHIEIHKTLDRNNLYKTNDVSQIIYVYDPQDKKNKKLIKKMINNNFQLNCGISNKVNNFNFQNWAKLYKYHDIYFAEKLLNDYLNANFYDYYDIYVKTYNEMYNHIEIEQGDCNKQNDIVDEGTDITKILSSLDNTYNIMNKIEKDNLDINLETLLNYDIDHDNYESDASDLLLGGDYYLRKKK from the exons atggaaaaaaaagaaaaggatataaaaatatcacTTAATATAAATGCCAATATAAAAGTTGATGAGTATTTTGATGAAAACCTTGCAGAAGATAATGAGTCACAACTTAAGCCAAATTCAAAGGAGGTCCTTCAAGCTAT cGGCCTAATCGAGAACATTCGGAGTGGGACATTTAACTACAAAAACTTGCAggaaatttattttatgaatgatacagatttattaaaaataataaatgaagcAAAAGGAGAGGAAAAATCTAAAAATACGCAGAGTAAAAGTcctattaaaaataatggtgttctagatgaaataaatgttAATAGCAATTATGAGAGCAATAATAGAGAAggtatagaaaataataagaatggaaatgaatatataaataatgaaatgaaaaatggtAAGATATTTATGATGGATAATAGTCAAGTAGGTAAAGTATGTATCATTCGATTTCCTCCTAAAGtttcaataataataaaaaaacatttaatAGAAAAAGATTTGGATTTAGAAATAAAACCaactaatttattaaattctcgattttttataattaatttaaaaaatataaataaaaaatattatggaATATTACTTGAGCTATCTACACATATAGAAATTCATAAAACATTGGatagaaataatttatacaaaacaaatgatgtgtctcaaataatttatgtatatgatcctcaagataaaaaaaataaaaaacttataaaaaaaatgataaataataattttcaattaaATTGTGGAATTAGTAATAaagttaataattttaattttcaaaattgggcaaaattatataaatatcatgatatatattttgctgaaaaattattaaatgattatttaaatgctaatttttatgattattatgatatatatgttaaaacatataatgaAATGTATAACCATATAGAGATTGAACAAGGAGATTGCaacaaacaaaatgatataGTTGATGAAGGAACTGATATTACTAAAATTTTAAGTTCTTTAGacaatacatataatattatgaataaaattgaaaaagatAATTTAGACATAAATTTAGAAACATTGttaaattatgatataGATCATGATAATTATGAGTCGGATGCCTCAGATTTATTATTAGGGGGagattattatttgagaaaaaaaaaataa
- a CDS encoding G2 protein, putative — protein sequence MGQNISKSEEIEKQSIYANYPGLEQQLDMVFACHDISKDGKLPYATVEMILRHFLMQCGFMEYVCRFVNEDGKLDLKHVENYLKCKKLLYKLQCCGSCMLTLDEMKNLVLVFLKKISDTYLEDQSKWMEKMKSSQEEQGKALEEAMYEYEKNILFNHSIKEQQLLQNNRKLDEWNECIENAYEVQQEVLRQFEAKKREKANQVTNKNNELLIAQNYIEKIKEAATHKKQDNSKCFVYPASSAPCGACTSAGAVTPHRRYKEPRQKKEYSLCI from the exons ATGGGACAAAATATATCGAAGTCTGAAGAAATTGAAAAGCAAAGCATTTATGCTAATTATCCTGGGCTTGAACAACAATTAGACATGGTTTTTGCATGTCATGATATTTCCAAGGATGGGAAATTACCATATGCAACTGTCGAAATGATCTTGCGGCATTTTTTGATGCAATGTGGTTTTATGGAATATGTTTGCAGATTTGTTAATGAAGATG GTAAACTAGATTTGAAACATGTTgagaattatttaaaatgcaAGAAGCTATTGTACAAATTACAATGCTGTGGAAGTTGCATGCTTACACTTGatgaaatgaaaaatttagTCTTagtgtttttaaaaaaaatatcagaTACATATTTAGAAGATCAATCTAAGTGgatggaaaaaatgaaatcgTCACAAGAAGAACAAGGTAAAGCTTTAGAAGAAGCAATGtatgaatatgaaaaaaatattttgtttaaccATTCTATAAAAGAACAGCAACTCCTTCAGAATAATAGAAAATTGGATGAATGGAATGAATGCATAGAAAATGCATATGAAGTACAACAAGAGGTATTACGACAGTTTGAAGcgaaaaaaagagaaaaagcAAACCAagtaacaaataaaaataatgaattgtTAATAGctcaaaattatattgaaaaaataaaagaagcAGCAACTCATAAAAAACAAGACAATTCAAAATGTTTTGTTTATCCAGCTTCATCAGCACCATGTGGTGCTTGCACATCTGCAGGAGCTGTTACACCACATCGAAGATATAAAGAGCCTAggcaaaaaaaagaatattcattatgtatataa
- a CDS encoding serine/threonine protein kinase, putative, whose translation MVEFLKRDDSMYTYSVESSIECHKKKKEKKTKKHNGTKNINSFSDSEQILNNSFGYINCFHFLKTENKNQTIFLEKNSDHPTKENLCRKWLSTKSEFSDKYKNSSNSRNCKKRYLQNKVFTIVSYDFIGVIKKTKNIKMIHTQRDCSLLCYKNREEKKMNILKKIEKEKIPDFNESPISIEKEYMLYEKKYKNIHIAFVKGWESRKNINNDYIKNREKDNDINKLKTKIIKIYKYPKEDTFNPFYNNYMCFENSVKLEKWLTEDLKHENIINIESYFYHNEEIITFYKYGGNSLMQWDKETKRFQYKKKVYTVSEKKKKNYEHDKIWNPIINNDNNKQSKREKAYVYPEYMIAEILRQVLKACLYLYENEIYHSDIKPSNIVAKNIKKKNLNKIIYCKKEKKWYIKKYGKIKKNKILIKIIDFEYSQKCYGEEVNVGGTTSLFKPLESFKKNKINIFSKIVWVIGITIFILSTGEHPFSSINNDMHILFLIQNKNFDIKNSFRKYSYFSRSFKDLLQKMLRVEYTQRISFFDLFFHPFVLFGGE comes from the coding sequence atggtagaatttttaaaaagggATGATAGTATGTATACTTATTCGGTAGAATCGTCGATTGAAtgtcataaaaaaaagaaagagaaaaaaacaaaaaaacataatgggactaaaaatataaactcGTTCAGTGATAGTGagcaaatattaaataacaGTTTTGgttatataaattgttttcactttttaaagacggaaaataaaaaccaaacaatttttttagagAAAAATTCTGATCATCCTACGAAAGAAAATTTGTGTAGAAAATGGTTAAGCACAAAAAGTGAGTTTagtgataaatataaaaacagtAGCAATAGTAGAAATTGTAAAAAGAGGTACCTTCAAAATAAAGTATTTACCATTGTTAGTTATGATTTTATAGgggttataaaaaagacaaaaaatataaaaatgatacacACACAAAGAGATTGTTCCTTAttatgttataaaaatagggaggaaaaaaaaatgaatatattaaagaagattgaaaaagaaaagattCCAGATTTTAATGAGTCCCCAATTAGTATTGAAAAGGAGTATAtgttatatgaaaaaaaatataaaaatattcatattgcTTTTGTAAAGGGCTGGGAaagtagaaaaaatataaacaatgaTTATATTAAGAATAGAGAGAAAGATAATGATATTAATAAgttgaaaacaaaaataataaaaatttataaatatccaAAAGAGGATACTTTTAAtccattttataataactatatgtgttttgaaaattctgtaaaattagaaaaatgGCTAACTGAGGATTTAAaacatgaaaatattataaacattgaatcttatttttatcataatgAGGAAattataactttttataaatatggtGGTAATTCACTTATGCAATGGGATAAAGAAACAAAACGGTTtcagtataaaaaaaaggtatACACAGTTAgtgaaaagaaaaagaaaaattatgagcatgataaaatatggaatcctataattaataatgataataataaacaaagtAAAAGAGAAAAGGCATATGTCTATCCTGAATATATGATTGCAGAAATTTTAAGACAAGTTTTAAAAgcatgtttatatttatatgagaatgaaatatatcataGTGATATTAAACCATCAAATATTgttgcaaaaaatataaaaaagaaaaatttaaataagataatttattgtaaaaaagaaaaaaaatggtatataaaaaagtatggaaaaataaaaaaaaataaaattttaattaaaataatagatTTTGAATATTCACAGAAATGTTATGGAGAAGAAGTTAATGTAGGAGGTACAACATCTTTGTTTAAACCATTAgaaagttttaaaaaaaataaaattaatatattttcaaaaatagtTTGGGTTATAGGaataactatttttatattatcaacaGGAGAACACCCTTTTAGttctataaataatgatatgcatattttatttttaattcaaaataaaaattttgatataaaaaatagttttagaaaatatagTTACTTTTCACGTTCCTTTAAAGATTTActtcaaaaaatgttaagaGTGGAATATACTCAAcgaatttctttttttgatttattctTTCACCCCTTTGTTCTTTTTGGTggtgaataa
- a CDS encoding high molecular weight rhoptry protein 2, putative, with protein MTITMVKLSWIALFSLVWLKFNHSYEIKETLPNNKGADDAISKIEVEEDKTKICKNILLFLHADDLMTNEGRISFMHKCEDMVHKMKNKIGDDDSVDVVTEFALSLMHMRSKHTMTSSINNNKALKNIIVSIDKSMSEPEVISKVRNIIRFNRFLAGRLNYKNIGEALVLRVSTHRSMALAKRELIKNILLDFHYVGVYFDIESENPTLLKKHSSESFLNIKNDPICHTYIHLCQKFYEQVGVYHKISTIYQDIITHLGRSMDREQITHIFSLENSINQVSRYSNRLLNSDALIYDMNKSNYIKYNDLIHEVVVGDQNIEEQVKQSNGRYIVVVKNLKEYIGDSNLYKQIMSSVKNYLLNITENDKEISKMIIELGNEDIEQFMTQLIFFMHYGFLLITEDKHMVYLSDIIPTYTNLYRANDVLLLQLMEMKFESGENEKSEDSNKYDKYKFSKVDNAEAYGSLREIDSITQLPKLTDNLADYHFYNTIDKYSADIVPTKENISKFQFYFTMSFKDCNINQNYTPLAKSLWAELLYGFDKYGWFYFHPKKVMSSISKSSFIRHVLVSRNYILKYMEPLIYLDTQVSRLMDMINLSFRADKSQYTLDLTMTNYLFLYVNEYHMFKKDENIKLIQTYDYIDSIANNYFYFGEKKYPVFKTDYSTRLYSNFPNVYSIAYQLFNELAINMNISNTPLKKKLKNKSNYAYFTIMNLIGHNHDIYSRGPRLVFAAYMLSLVFFIESQVDISRYRPKEMDFMKRSFPLLAPANRDDFNILKKRCSLLTSFIEINKKKLGEHSRMEEYTKILSLVTILLWAKESKNSLYYDPDVSLYKKLMVACVFNGGVTVQEKATKSINKSCNLTQYGLTKSNLDDFINVNLSAHKWNPDIFERITASFVLTCKAQNAMMVFENFNVNAVNAEDYYKLAIAPDMVKTYYCFILGRKAERLLESLILKKNFVKFKVEDAIDVYEFFYVSRILSKNPREDFELFLQNKKAYQQKQKDEIIDSSKLDKRVTEILYNSHECYWFKSYENFKSLWMHAASNLGPGAYVRNFFSEVWNNMRFIFKKQAKVRDVEYFNSSLANETLIDYYSPLIKSEEHCRNETQKIFLSMRDSGEKSRIEIPDEIKSKYYQCKLDYYKNNHSDPVHKIYPRDFLDQRVYVFKQPYYLLSNIDDKNKKQLLRLFITEDTLRYLLLEDLEIPECLGKCTVDDFNKVLITTSNTKPHEPVIYNNLIPQNCKSKIRKEMKIVMHSSFIFNLQKDFLTGEPITLHDVQIGDVHVCFGTDTYYKENILTPGHFDLTHKPQFNFPEDNNYRVFLKKNVNKVAKNPKNPCFVNYELTVINIDIPDPYRDIGQDLLTNIEILKSN; from the exons ATGACAATTACAATGGTAAAACTATCATGGATAGCCTTGTTTTCATTAGTGTGGTTAAAGTTTAACCACTCTTATGAAATAAAGGAAACCTTgccaaataataaaggaGCAGATGACGCTATATCAAAAATAGAGGTCGAAGaagataaaacaaaaatatgtaagAACATTTTATTGTTCTTACATGCTGATGATCTAATGACAAATGAAGGTAGAATTTCATTTATGCATAAATGTGAAGACATGGTccataaaatgaaaaataaaataggtGATGATGATTCAGTAGATGTTGTAACTGAATTTGCTTTAAGTTTAATGCACATGCGTTCTAAACACACAATGACATCAAGCATTAATAACAATAAggcattaaaaaatataattgtaaGTATAGATAAATCAATGTCTGAACCTGAAGTTATAAGCAAAGtaagaaatataataagatTTAATAGATTCTTAGCTGGTAGattaaattacaaaaatattggTGAAGCTTTAGTTTTAAGAGTAAGTACTCATCGAAGTATGGCATTAGCAAAAAGAGAActtatcaaaaatatattactcGATTTTCACTATGTTGGAgtatattttgatattgAATCAGAAAACCCtacattattaaaaaaacattcttctgaatcatttttaaatataaaaaatgaccCAATATGTCATACTTACATTCATTTATgtcaaaaattttatgagCAAGTAGGTGtatatcataaaataaGTACAATATATCAAGATATAATTACCCATTTAGGTAGAAGTATGGATCGTGAGCAAAtaacacatatatttaGTTTAGAGAATTCTATAAATCAAGTATCAAGATATTCCAATCGTTTACTTAATAGTGACGCCTTAATTTATGACATGAATAAATCAAACtacattaaatataatgatttaATTCATGAAGTAGTTGTTGGTGATCAAAATATCGAAGAACAAGTTAAACAAAGTAATGGACGATACATTGTTGTCGTTAAAAATTTGAAGGAATATATTGGAGATTCCAATCTTTACAAACAAATTATGAGCTCAGTAAAAAATTACCTTCTTAATATCactgaaaatgataaagaaatatcAAAGATGATTATAGAACTAGGAAATGAAGATATCGAGCAAT TCATGACCCAATTGATTTTCTTCATGCACTACGGATTTTTGTTGATCACAGAAGACAAGCACATGGTATATTTATCTGATATCATACCGACCTACACAAACTTGTATAGAGCAAATGATGTACTTTTATTACAACTTATGGAAATGAAATTTGAATCGGGTGAAAACGAAAAATCAGAAGATTccaataaatatgataaatataagttCTCAAAAGTAGATAATGCAGAAGCATATGGTTCATTACGTGAAATAGATAGTATTACACAATTGCCAAAATTAACAGATAATTTGGCagattatcatttttataataccATCGATAAATATTCTGCAGATATTGTGCCAACAAAAGAAAACATCAGTAAATTTCAATTTTACTTTACTATGTCTTTCAAGGACTGCAACATCAACCAAA ACTACACTCCCCTTGCCAAAAGTTTGTGGGCTGAGCTTCTTTACGGATTCGACAAATATGGAT GGTTCTACTTCCACCCAAAGAAAGTTATGTCAAGCATTTCAAAATCGAGCTTTATCAGACACGTATTAG TATCAAGAAACTACATTTTGAAATACATGGAACCACTCATATATTTGGATACTCAAGTATCAAGATTGATGGACATGATAAACTTATCTTTCCGAGCTGATAAATCACAATATACCTTAGATTTGACAATgacaaattatttatttttatatgtaaatgAATATCATATGTTTAAgaaagatgaaaatataaaattaatccAAACATATGATTATATTGATTCTATAGCAAATaactatttttactttGGTGAAAAGAAATATCCAGTTTTTAAAACAGATTATAGTACTAGATTATATAGTAACTTTCCAAATGTATATAGTATAGCATATCAATTATTTAATGAGTTAGCtattaatatgaatatttcaAACACAccattaaagaaaaaattaaaaaataaatcaaactatgcatattttactattatGAATTTAATTGGACATAATCATGATATCTATTCAAGAGGTCCTCGTTTAGTATTCGCTGCATACATGTTATCATTGG TGTTCTTTATCGAATCCCAAGTCGATATCTCAAGATACAGACCAAAAGAAATGGACTTCATGAAAAGATCATTTCCTTTACTAGCCCCAGCTAACCGTGACGACTTTAACATATTGAAAAAGAGATGTTCTTTATTGACAAGttttatagaaataaacaaaaagaaaCTAGGTGAGCACTCACGTATGGaagaatatacaaaaattttaagTTTAGTTACAATTCTTTTATGGGCTAAAGAAAGCAAGAACTCTTTATACTATGACCCTGACGTTTccttatacaaaaaattgatGGTAGCCTGTGTATTTAATGGAG GTGTAACTGTTCAAGAGAAAGCCACCAAGAGTATCAACAAATCATGTAACTTAACACAATATGGATTAACAAAATCGAACCTTGAcgattttataaatgtgAATTTAAGTGCTCATAAATGGAACCCAGATATATTTGAAAGAATAACTGCATCATTTGTATTAACATGTAAAGCACAAAATGCTATGATGGtgtttgaaaattttaatgttAATGCCGTTAATGCAGaagattattataaattagcAATTGCTCCCGATATGGTAAAAACATACTACTGTTTCATATTAGGAAGAAAAGCAGAAAGATTATTAGAAtctttaattttgaaaaagaattttgttaaatttAAAGTTGAAGATGCAATAGATGTTTATGAATTTTTCTATGTTTCACGAATTTTATCAAAGAACCCACGAGAAgattttgaattatttttacaaaataaaaaagcatatcaacaaaaacaaaaagatgAAATTATTGACAGTAGTAAATTAGATAAACGTGTTACAGAAATCTTATATAACAGTCATGAATGCTACTGGTTTAAATCTTACGAAAACTTTAAATCCTTATGGATGCACGCTGCAA GCAACTTGGGTCCCGGAGCCTACGTGAGAAATTTCTTCTCCGAAGTATGGAACAACATGAGATTCATATTCAAAAAGCAAGCCAAAGTCAGAGATGTCGAATACTTCAATT cttCCCTTGCCAATGAAACTTTAATTGATTACTATTCACCATTAATAAAATCCGAAGAACATTGCCGTAACGAAactcaaaaaatattccttTCAATGAGAGATAGTGGAGAAAAAAGTCGTATCGAAATACCTGATGAaattaaatcaaaatattatcaatgTAAATtagattattataaaaataatcattCCGACCCagttcataaaatatatccaCGTGACTTTTTAGACCAAAGAGTATACGTATTTAAGCAaccatattatttattaagcAATAtagatgataaaaataaaaaacaattattaaGATTATTTATAACAGAAGATACTTTAAGATATTTATTACTTGAGGATCTAGAAATACCCGAATGTCTTGGAAAATGTACAGTTGACGACTTTAACAAAGTTTTAATAACAACATCCAATACAAAACCACATGAACCtgtaatttataataatttaataccTCAAAACTGTAAATCTAAAATAAGAaaagaaatgaaaatagttatgcattcttcttttatatttaatttacaaaaagaCTTTTTAACTGGCGAACCAATTACATTGCATGATGTTCAAATTGGAGATGTCCATGTATGTTTTGGAACAGATACTTactataaagaaaatatattgactCCCGGACATTTCGATTTAACTCACAAACCACAATTTAATTTCCCAGAAGACAACAATTACAGAGTTTtcttgaaaaaaaatgttaacaAAGTTGCAAAAAATCCAAAGAACCCATGTTTTGTCAATTACGAACTTACTGTTATAAATATCG ATATTCCTGATCCATACCGTGACATCGGTCAAGACTTACTTACAAACattgaaatattaaaatccaattaa
- a CDS encoding RNA-binding protein, putative — translation MSIKSKIDMSLDELIEKENIKANKKTSIDKKPINKTIEKNGGQKYLHSIIISNVNSSNLELYKKEFSKFGKIFNIYHDNEKKITYVKYDNKNSCDNAISAMNNSTLDGDTITIVLGKKILDKKNNKNLIQNPNIVNNNKIIPPYKMPMYNTNTLPYYMNNNNFNVPYNNTIPYPNTFQNNFYDKNMQPFNNHKNIYDTTKNNTIIVTNVPTYLNAEDIFSAFQETGKIVDVQILMNEKRKLTGIVSIEYEKNESASDAVRMYDGGFLNDNRIRVFLDCR, via the exons ATGAgtataaaaagtaaaatagaTATGAGTTTGGATGAACTCATAGAAAAGGAGAATATAAAGGCCAACAAAAAAACATCCATAGACAAAAAACCAATTAATAAAactattgaaaaaaatggag gtcaaaaatatttacatagtATAATTATATCCAATGTTAACAGCAGTAATttagaattatataaaaaagaattcagtaaatttggaaaaatatttaatatataccaTGATAATGAGAAGAAAATTAC atatgtaaaatatgataataaaaattcctGTGATAATGCTATAAGCGCTATGAATAATTCAACCTTAGATGGAGATACAATAACAATCGTATTg ggtaaaaaaattttggataaaaagaataataaaaatttaattcaaAACCCAAATATtgtgaataataataaaataattccCCCTTATAAAATGCCAATGtataatacaaatacaCTCCCttattatatgaacaacaataattttaatgtcccatataataataccaTTCCTTACCCCAATacatttcaaaataatttctacgacaaaaatatgcaaccatttaataatcataaaaacatatatg ATACGACTAAAAACAATACAATAATAGTGACAAATGTTCCTACATATCTTAACGCTgaagatatattttcagCATTTCAAGAGACTGGGAAAATTGTCGATGTACAAATACTTATGAATGAAAAg aGAAAATTAACTGGTATAGTTAGTAtagaatatgaaaaaaatgagtcAGCTTCGGACGCAGTTCGAATGTATGATGGTGGATTTTTGAATGATAACAGAATTCGAGTTTTTTTAGACTGTCGATAA